CCTGACTAACTAACTACCTACTTGACTAACTACCTATCTGACTAACTAACTACCTACATGACTGACTAACTAAATACATACGTAACTACCAACCTGACTAACTAACTACCTACCTACCTGACTAACTACCTGTCTAACTACCAACCTGACTAACTACCTACCTGACTAACTAACTACCTGACTAACTACCTACCCGACTAACTAACTACCTGACTAACTTACTACCTGTCTAACTTCCTACCTGTCtaactacctacctacctacttGACTAACTCACTAACTACCTGTCTAACTACCTACCTGACTAACTAACTACCTGACTAACTACCTACCCGACTAACTAACTACCTGACTAACTACCTACCTGACTAACTACCTGTCTAACTAACTACCTGactgactgcccccccccccccgcagatgAACTGGGTCAGGGTCTCTTTCTGCTCGAGGCTCCTGTATAAGATACTTTAGGGCCCATGATCTATTTCAGTAAATTTACTAACAAAGTAAAACTGAATTAATCCGTCGTTTCAAAGTTGTCaggttgtgaatgtgtgtgtctgtgtgtcggaTGAACCGGGGGTGAACCGGGGATGAACCGGGACTCTGTGTGCCGGGTGACCGCAGACAGACACCCCGAGCCCCGGGTCTGTCCCGCCTCCGTCCCGGTGCAGGAGCAGATGAACCGGAGCCTCACGTGGTTCGGAGGGTTCGGGTGAACCCGCTGAACCGGGCCCTGAGGCGGCCTCCCCGGTGCCGGTGAGCGGTCCCGTCCCCAGCGGGAGGCGTGTTCCAGGGGACCGGACACAGCCCGCTACCGGCTCCCGGTACCCGGCCCCCCACTGCTGCCGGTACCCGGGGTGTGTCCGGTGTGTGTCCGCCTCACGGCCGGTGTGTGTCCGGTGTGTGTCCGCCTCACGGCCGGTGTGTGTCCGGTGTGTGTCTCCAGCGCCGCTGGTCATGTGTGTGACATTTACTACGAACACACCGACGCAGCAACACGTCGGAGCCCCGGGACCAGAGCACACCCCCCCCGCAGCTCGAGCTCCACACACCCGGGCACCGCAACCCGTCCGCGGGTCCACACGGGCAGAGAGCCCGCGGGTCCGAGGCGGACAGAACCGGTTCTACCGGGGAACTCGTACACTCGACCGTTTACCGGGAGGCTAGAAGCTAGCTGCTAGCCCGAGATGCTAGTGGGCTAGCCTAGCTGCTGGCTCTGtcctagcattagcattagcatgagCTGTAACACATGTTCACCTGTTTTCAGACGCgtttcaacacaaacagctgatcGATGCTGATCAGATGATTAAagtcattattttaaaaagaaaaacaaagtacCTGACACAAGCTACTGCTAAAATCCCCTCTGGTCTTTTTGTGATTGGACGCCTTGGTTCTGTCTGCCTGACTACAAGCCGACGTCTCTCCTGATTGGTGCGCTGTCACTAATTTACCCGGTTACCAAAAGCGCCTGGAATTCTATTGGTCGAGCGGAATCTTTTTTCTGACAGGGATTATTCTGATTGGACGCGTGATCCTGGTCTGCCCAGTAACAAAGCAGATGAGTAAATCTGGCGAAGTCTGCATAGCAACAGACTGTGTGGATTAACACTTAGTCATGAATTAGACACGTTCTATATGATCACGACACAGTCCTACAGGTTATGAATTATTAGACCAAGTGGTTTCCGTACACATTTGGTCAATAACCAGATTTCTACTTAATCTTGATTCTCTCTTGGGGAAATCTAACTGTTTTCACTcgtcttttatttattaattattgtaCTGTTTTGAGAAATGATACATCAATGACATAATGAATTTGCAAGGAACTGAACAATACTGACAAAGTAAAATACTTTCAAACACTGATCACACTTTTAAATGTTACTTTCCAAAGTATATAATGTAGAATAATATAACAGTAGAAAATATAGGATATAGTTTGATGTGCATCACTTCCAGGGTTTTAATGTTTCAGATGTGATCACATTCATGTGctcagaagaaaaaacagaaaaacccaTTTTGCTTTATGACATTTATTTTCCATCATACAAAAGAGACATTGAACAACAAGTGgggaagagagcagaggaagatcTGGTCTTCATCATCGTCTTCATTCGAACccgctgcagagaaacagagacgtGAGAGGTTCAGACTGGGACAAACATTCATCATTGGAATGATTATATTTTATGGAGATATTTCATGACTTCACGTCTTAACAGCTTGAATTGGaggaaaataatattaaattaaatcataaaaCATTATTCTATTTATTCCAAgcaatataataattattaggtTAACAAGAGGCTCAAATGCCTTTTAAgttttaatttatacatttttctaaAAGCCTGGAAACACAAACGGTTTTCATTTACAAtaagaaagttaaaaaagtcAAACTATCATTGGACTGAAAAAGGATCaacttcacatttgtttttgggGCAAAAAATAATTGATTATAAAACCATAGTGTTTGAATGTGTAGGATTCAACAGCCTCCTCCTGGGACCTACCTGACCAGGTGAGCGATGTCCCAGTTGGTTTCAGACGACAGAGGACCCACAATCTCCACGCCCTCTTCTGTTACTATGGCGATCTCAtactaaaataaacacaaaaaatgatttgttatCTAGAAAAAGGATCTTTATCACATTAAATAACTGCAGTTATTGATggtttttatatacagtcacggATGTTTTTAGATATTACCTACGAAGTGAACTTACTTTGTTGTAGGAGCGAGCGTCTCTGTAGTACAGAACTTTGAGGCAGCGCTCCAGCAGCTCCCGCGCCTCCTGCTTAGTGATCTCCACTTTGTTCTCCACCATCTCCCTCATCAAAGGctgcgcacgcacgcacacacacacacacacacacacagacacgcacacacagttaaCAACGGGAGCACTGCAGATGTTGCGGTGAAGTCCGTGCACATCCGCTTCTCTCACCTGAGCCAGGTAAGCTCCAAAGCCTGTTGCCACCGTGGGAGCCTCATAGGCCACGCCCAGCTTGTCCACGTAACCGAGGAAACTGGAGAGAACATAAAAGGCTGACATGTTAATCATTATACTCTTTAATTTTTCTTAGCACCAATGAACAGCCTCAGTGTGTTGCTACCTCTCTCCGTTGTAGAACCCTCCGATGGCCACCGTGTTCCACAGAGGATTCATCTTGCTGCGGCGGTTGTACATGACTCTGGTCAACCACGAGTGGACCGCCTTGGGACTGTAGCTGTGCCCGTCGCCCAGCAGCTCCTCGTCGATCCTGTTACACACGACAAGCACAGAGTTCTGACAACATGCATCAGGTCATGTGATCATCAGGTCATGTGATCATCAGGTCATGTGAACACGGGCCCTAGAGCCTCTGAAGGAAGTGTTTCAGTCTCTCAGAGAAACAACAGACACGTCATTCAGAGACCACGGCTCCATCCCATCTGGGCCCTTCCCCTTCATTCTGTGCATtcagggggagacagaggggggggggggttctatactcaaacaaacagagatgTTTCAGACCCTCACTTGAAACCCGAGTGGTACCCACAATGCCCCCCCCGCGAATCACCAGCAAGCTAGGAGAGACCCACTAATGTAGTATTTTCTCCATTTAGGATCTAAATTGCGATAATGATGTAATAAGCCGAACCCTCCGGCAGGTTGCCATGCCAACAGGAGCTGCTGATCTGTACGAGAATAACCAGCATCAAGCTTTTAGATTTCAAATGTTATTGATTCACCTGCATTAGCACAGATGTTATTTGgatattataggtttgtcactttagtaACTGCAACAAtagcaatgttttttttaagatctCAACAATGTTATGATAATGACATCCAGGCTAATCTGTCACGACCGTTTCATTTTCTAACTTCATAGTTGCACCATATATAATTTGTGGATCTAAAGTCCCAACGGAGGCAGAGACTTTCAGATGATTCATGACCTAATTTAGACCGACCTTTGTTTTGGTTTATCCTAATCCTGGTCTGACTCTTCTTTGTTATAAAGAGAAGGTAAAGAACAAAGCACCGGAACCAGAACAGAAGTCCAGGCATCAGTTCAAATGTGAACCGTCCCGAGGGAACGTGTCCATGTGTTCTCCAGAATCAGACTTCAGCACATGGACACACCACAGGACTCATGAGACCCCTGGAGCTCGTGAACACTGGGACCGGTGAACATCTGGAACCAGAGGGAACTAAAGGTTCTGGCAGCTTACACCATCTGCTCGATGATCTGCTTCAGGTACTGGTAGTCAGCGTAGTCACCGGAAGCTCCCAGGATCGTGTTGTTGttcacctgaaacacaaactgttgttCACTTCCGTTCGGACACAACCAGCTGAACATCTGCAGCTGAACATCTGCAGCTGGACCCAGCAGGAGCTCACCTTCATGAGGCGGGAGATGTTCCTGAACCGAGCCAGAGACCCGTACGAGCCCAGCATGTCCGCGGCGATCATCACGCCGCCGGTGAACTTCACGCCGAGCACCGACGTGCCGGTGACCATCGGGTTCCTGCGGAGACACAAGTTCACTGAAGCCTTCCGGGTTCGATCACACGCATCTCAGCCTGAGCAGGTTCATATCGTATTTACATGAGATTCTATAGGTATTATTTTCAGATAATAAAGTTTAAATGACGATGAGCTGCAGAAGCTAACAGCTACCGGCTAACCGCTAACAGCCTGCAGGGTGTACAGACTGAAAGCATCGGGATCAATATCAGTTATCGATCAAAAGGTTGAAATTACTTGTTTACGTTTGTTCTGATCATGAGAAACTTTCAAACTGCTGTAAACCGTCAGCTAGCTTAGCATCTGTTAGCATCTGTTAGCTCCACGATGATACAGCAGAGCGGCGGAGATCGAACCGAAAGCGGCAGCGCAGCCCCGGGTGCGGCTGTCTGTGAAGCCGGAGGTGGTGAGGGACGGAGCGGACTCACAGTGTGTGTCGGACCGGTCCACATGCCGGGGCCAGCCCGCTGCTGCCGTCCGGGAACGAGTAGAACTGTCCGGGCTTCGGTCCGTGCTCCCAGAAACTCAGCTTCAGACCGGACTCCATGTTGAATGTTTGGCGGAAGTGACGCCACAGCGTCTCCTTAGCAATGTTCCTAGCCACACGGGTTGACGTCAGAGGGCGGGGTttatcgccccctgctggtgggaATCAAAAGCGACACGAGTCCTCTGGTGACGTGTAAATAATCGGAGATGATATATAAAGTGTATATAAAGATACATGTccttaaaatacaaatacaaggCACGAGTATTTTGTATTCGTATTTGAGCATAAAGTTCACACTTTCTGTTTacaggtttttgtgtttgttaaagtaACAGAAACTAAATCTAACTCTacattgttttaaacatttaacctGAGTAACGTCAGCAGCTCTCACAGTTTATGTTAACTTTCTACTTTTAGCCTGTGTTAAATTTTCATCGCTTGTGTACggggaaaatatataaagaGCAGTTGTATAACTTAACTTTATCATGCTGACAGATGTTTAACACGTGTTTTGTGACttattattgtgttttacaATGTAGTGCTGCAGAGAATCTACAGGTGGTTATCTCCTCACTGAGTGGAGGCTGTTGAGTGTGTAGTGAGAATTGTTCCTAAATAACTATAACCCAGATGTGAGGCAGATGTGATGCAGATGTGATGCAGATGTGATGAAGATGTGATACAGATGTGATGAAGATGTGATGATGTGATACAGATGTGATGAAGATGTGATACAGATGTGATGCAAATGTGATACAGATGTGATACAGATGTGATGAAGATGTGATGATGTGATACAGATGTGATGAAGATGTGATGCAGATGTGATACAGATGTGATACAGATGTGATGAAGATGTGATACAGATGTGATGAAGATGTGATGATGTGATACAGATGTGATGCAGATGTGATTAAGATGTGATACAGATGTGATGAAGATTTGATACAGATGTGATGAAGATGTGATGATGTGATACAGATGTGATACAGATGTGATGCGGATCAGAGCAAATGGTCAGACACTGAATATAGAAAACGTGAAACATGGAGTTTAGAAGGTTTGTATGAATTTCTGTGGTTTATTTGCACATGTTTTCATAATCAGAGCTACTAAACATCTGGATCTCACCACATTGGTGTCATGTTGTTCACATGTGTTTACATCATGTtgtgaaaaacacattcatagtttgtgatttgtttcatttgattGATGATTCATGTCGACACCGGATGATTCCACAGTTCGTTGTTCACTCAGGATTCAACC
This is a stretch of genomic DNA from Limanda limanda chromosome 19, fLimLim1.1, whole genome shotgun sequence. It encodes these proteins:
- the psmb4 gene encoding proteasome subunit beta type-4; amino-acid sequence: MESGLKLSFWEHGPKPGQFYSFPDGSSGLAPACGPVRHTLNPMVTGTSVLGVKFTGGVMIAADMLGSYGSLARFRNISRLMKVNNNTILGASGDYADYQYLKQIIEQMVIDEELLGDGHSYSPKAVHSWLTRVMYNRRSKMNPLWNTVAIGGFYNGESFLGYVDKLGVAYEAPTVATGFGAYLAQPLMREMVENKVEITKQEARELLERCLKVLYYRDARSYNKYEIAIVTEEGVEIVGPLSSETNWDIAHLVSGFE